From Cyprinus carpio isolate SPL01 chromosome A18, ASM1834038v1, whole genome shotgun sequence:
attttgagctgattttagaacacatattgttttatatttgtcatGCATCTCCTAGCAATGAGGCAAATGTTTCTGCGTGagtttgttttattcaaaatgtctTGAAAGTCTGGTAGCATATGAACCTAAGTAATTTAGCATATGTTGTTCAGTTtatctgtaaccatttacaaagtcagcaaTTATGTGACTTTGTAAATGCCCGTTTTAAAAttagttcagattttaaaagttgtgttggTTATTTCAGCCTTAAGACTCATTTGTGGTTTTACTTTTTCATGGGTGCTGTTTCGGTGTAattttaagtctatatttttaaGCAACAGCAACATGAGATGTTAAAGGTTTCttcaaaatgatattaaaaaaaaaaaaatgttttgtaacaaatCAATCTGCCCCAGCTGGAGCTCTAACACTAGGGCATGTGATGCTGCGGCTGACAGCCAAATGGTTCCACTTGTAAATTATGAGGAGAGAGTGGCTCCAGTCTTGCCACTTCCACTGGAGAATGAGGATGACGCCTGTAAATACAAGTTTCGAATTCCAAGATCTGGTTTTCAAATGAACAACCAGGCTCTACTGTTCAACCCTGCCACTTcaaagaaatatatacagtatgtagtgGTATGATCTATACAGTGCGGTGATTTAAACTCTGTGTCATTCTGTTTCAGCTTCTCCCAGAGTAGATTTAAATTCACCGGCGGCTGGCTGTGTCTCCTCTGTGTTGCTCATGTCAGCGATAATATCCTGAGCTGTATTATCACTTTCCTCTATTATTTTCCCATTATCATTAATCTTGCTCATGTCCACGTTCTCCACTGTAGGTATCTCCTTGTCAGCTGAGCTTTTCAATTCATCTATGTTGCAGTTTTCAATTGCATGTCTCTTGAAGCTTGGCTCAGTCTCATTTTTTACACCATCACTAATTAGCTTGTTCATATTTTCCTTGCGCTTCTCCATGCCTTTGTTTGATTTCTGCTCAGGAGTGACTAAACCGATTTTCTTAGGTGTGCCGTTGGTGTTGCTGCAAAGTCGGGGGTCCCTTCCAAGGCTGTATCCGCTTTGCAGCGTTGTGAGAGTTCGCTGGTGCACGTCTTTCCTATGGCAGCGGTACAGTCCACGGAAGGCTGAGCGAAACTTTTGGGACATCAGGTTGTAAACGACAGGGTTGATTGCACTGTTGGCATAAATGCAGGTTCTGCAGAAGAGTAGGAACCAGGCATCAAGGTATGGTGTGCTCACAAAGGAGTTAATGAGAACCAGGGTCCTATATGGCATCCACAGCAGGGCGAAGAGCACAACCACCACTGCAAGCATCTTAGTGACCTGAAGAGGTGAGAAATGATAAAAGTGTCTCTTTGAGGTTCTCCATATATAATCACATACACAGCAATGGACTTAGGTTCAAAGTTCAAACATGAGTTCTTACTACCTTCTGAATGCTCAAAGCTTTCATATTAATTCAGAACACTTCTTTTAAGTGTTCTAACACTAACAGCAAGCATGTTCCTCGTGATCACATACTGTActattttttaacatgttttcatgCCGTTAACATTGTGAACAGATGTTCAATGTGCCAGTTTAACATTcatcttttgaatatttttttctaacaattcaCAGTGTTCATATAGCAACATAATCCTGACTTTTGACAGGCTGTGTGCATTTTTAAACTGCGACAGACTAAAACAGCTTCATTTAATCTTGTGCAAGGATGATAGCAGTGCTTCAGTCATTTCTAttctgtttagttttgttttattctacttacactaatgttcaaaagtaatatatatatatatatatattatatatatatatatattatatatatatataaatttctattacaaatgtttttttttactgtctattcttgactttaaatttaaatatagggCTAATAGCTTAAATCAGCtataacattaacaataaaaaaaaaaaaaaaatttatgcttTCAAGGCATAAAAACACAAGTACACGATCAATGAAAATAATATGTGTACTGACAGTGCAGCAGTTCCATGTCTTGTTAAAGcatgcatatttataaataaatataaatttatgcatttagcagatgcttttatccaaagcgacttacagtgcattcaggctatcaatttttacctatcatgtgttcccggggaatcgaaccctcAACCTTGCgcttgtattttacattattgttgcaTTATGAAGAAGTCCATGGCATGCAAACAGAGGGAGCGGTagagagaatgacagagagagacAAGACGGGACATGCTCAAACATCTTCCATCAAACATCAGTCAAATATCATTTTTGTGTCCCCAGAGACGGTTAACAGCCAGACACTGCTGAAATATATCCACACCATGTTTTGTCtgtcaaagaaaacaaagcagTCCTCCCTAGTGTGTCCTCACTCATTTCAAGCTAAAAATTGGGGTTTGGGGGGGCCTCATGGGGGCCTCATTTCAAGCTAAAAATACATACTAAAATTCATTCCATTAACATTCACAGGGACTCCTCTGGGTTTGAGCGTATTCATTGtcggggagggggggggggggtgaggggggggggtgggggtcgCTAGAGAAGCTGTCAGCTGGTGACGGAGACCttcaataataatgacaaaattgtctgCACAACAAAGCAAATAATTGAAGCTGTGTGAGGCTGGGAGGAGCTCCTTTAATTAACAAAGCAGGAGATAATGACTGCATGACTGGCAGTGACAATTTGAATATGCATTTGAAAAATCTGGTTATTGTGATTGCTTATCAATTGAAAACAAGGTCTTAacacagcacaaacaaagccGGCTGCTACTGATGATTAGGTTAAATAAAGCGGCGCCTCTACTGTAGTGATGACTTTCTCAGATTCATAGGAGAGATAACTTCACTCAGCAACTGCAGAGGCACAGGCATCTCGAATCGTATTGAACTTTATGAAATTTGCAGATGAAGTGATCAAAGAGCTGGAGGTGCACCATAACTGAGGTACAAAAGCGGAAGAAAGGGAGTCGCTCTTATAACCTCAAAGAGCATAATCTCCAGGAGTATTAAGCATACTTGAGTGAACATCACAAATCATATTATGCAAATGTTCTGCTCAAGTGGGGCCCTCTTGAATCTCAGATTTTGATCTGAGGTGCACATGAGCATCTCCGCACACACATATGTGCACTTGTGGTAAACGCAGGGATACGTGCCCGCTAGGTCACTCAGTGATCTGAACTTCATGATATTATCCACTCTCATCTGTTTGATGCTCCAAATCtatcattaaattcattaaatctATATCACTGAACTATCATTAAAGTGATAAGAACTACAAGTATAAGTTTATTTGGCAGGGTTATTATAATGCAGCCatgaaaatcttactgatcccaaacttttgaatggcagagtatagtatagtatagtatagtagaAGGAAGGAAGCAGCTGAATGAAGCAGCTGTCACTGTCAACTGTGTGATTGTGTACATTTATCTTCATTCAGGGCAAAAGATCTTCTGAAATACTTGGCCTTTGTTTGACTTGATGCCTTTTGTGTTCCCACTGCCTGCATAGATCATATCTCTAATGTCTACAATCTATCACAGAGTCTATTATTCCAGAGTCACAACACAGCTGTGGCTGATGCAGTGACGGTAATGTAGACCAAAACAGTACCCTGATGGCCCTTAATGCCTCTCTTCTGATGAAATAGATCCTGATGATCTGCCTTATGATGATATTCTGCCATGAGGTACTCTTTCACATAATAAATAATGAGCTCAGATGTTTGGTCTGTATCCATATGTGTCCgtatgtgtttatttgcaaaaagaaGGTGCGCAGAGATATTATTGTGCTTTATACAGAACTCCAGATAAAAAACAACTACacttagaaaatgtttattataaattatttccattttgaTGCTATCAGTAAAATGTGTTGATAATGGATCCAACATTCCAACTTTTTGTTATGTAATATACAATTGGACCTTGTTCACTACAcaaaattctgcatttttaattatgcattgtcatataaatcaataaataaacaggtAACAGTCATAGCCGACATTCATCATTCATATACTGGCTTCTGATTGAGTGACTGATTCAAACCTTTGACTTGCAAGCAAATTCGAAACTGTGAATTCTTTTGACTGAATCATCAAAAACATTCGGTGGCTTtaggagtcatttgtttgtgacaACTTGTTCTGTGTTAGTTGTTGCATGCATGAAACACTGGCATATGCTCTTTGTGatgatattttaagttttatgagTGCCACCAAAAGCAACTATAACTTATTGTCTCTTTTCttatattttgtgcaaaattcTAGGCATTTGGCACTTAAGATGTAaccaaatataatattaaataataaatatataaaaaaagaattgacTTGATTATCCAAATTTTGccaattaaatgtgttactttaaatactattttaatctACACCAGGAAAATATCGACACACTCTTCTGCTCACAAACTGACATTTAGTAGAGTGAAACATCATTCCCATAAAAAAGATAACTGacctttcaaaaaacaaatgtgagaTAATAATCATAACGCACGGTACAGGAGGGAAGAACTGCCCTCGTTTGCCCTCGACTGCTATCTCAGTGGATATCAAAATGCGGAATTAATTGTCTAAACACAAACTTTTgtagaggcacacacacacacacacctgtttccGGGAAGAAAGCATGCTCTTCGGGCGTCCCTGACGACCCACTTTACTGGCGTCCGCTGGTTCTTTGCAGCTCCTCCTGAGAGTGGGGGCGGTTATGGTACCCGAGTCTGGTGGGTGGGGCAGAGGATTCAGGTAAAGGATTCGAGCGATGAGACCGTAAAGAGCGATGGCCAGAAGCAGTGGGATCACATAGAAGATGGCAAAGTCGATCAGGTAGATGGGCAGGTAGAGGTCTCGAGAGACGCGGTAGCCGCACTGAACACGACCATCAGGGTTCACCTGGATGTCCACCAGGAACAGCCAGAGCATACAGTATACACAGGTGAAAGCCCACACCCCGGCAATGATGCGTTTGGCTCGGGAGACCGTACAGACCGTTTGTGCCCTCATTGGGTGACAAATAGCGATGTACCTGTGGAACCGAgagaaatattaatgtttattatataatgaaataaatttaaccCAGTATTTCTCAATTAAGGAAAGACCAAAGACAATAAGcataaaatttttaaagaaaataatggattatattttttgttccagtaatattttgaaaggaatttaatttttttgaaaggatTTCATGGTACTAGACAAACTCCCCTCTAAATTACACACCATTTATTTCTATAGAAAATCATACAAATATTAAGAACAGAAATTTAATGCTGTTTTCAAAAGATACAAAACAGAGCCaagttatttaaaattcaatGCAGGGCAGAATGGTGCAATCTCGTgggagaaataaagaaaaagggcTGTGTATTCCCTGTTTGTTTGTAAGAgtgttttcagaaataaatacttttaattggttttacatttggatatatatttagatatatatttatatatatcattacgGCTGATTTGTAGGTTCTACCCGAAAaaattgttctgtatttttttttctaatttatttcctATGACATTTTTGGCCACAACAATCCTATGGGTGACTGTTTTTTATGATCATTAAGCCTTTTGTAATTATGTCcacttttgttgttattgttgtattcATATAGCAAGTGCCACAATACCAAGTTTCATACCATTGCAATGAACTCAATACATTTGTAAGATTagaaaaatattagtaaaattttTGCTCTTCAAAAAACACCAGCAGAGtgttaaatattgatatttaaaatgctgaaatTCTACATGgcaaaaagtaagtaaataaataaatagaaaaaagaaattaaaatgtcagtttGTTTGTATACATAACACATAGTAACGAACCACAAAGACTATCAATATTCATTAGATTATAtgtggagcattttttttttacttattttcatattatatactatatatatattatatatatatatattataaactctTAAACTCTGTATCCAGCTCtaagccatttatttttatttttatgtttatttttctgtcttaCCTCTCCACAGTGAAGGCTGTAATCGAACAGGAGGACACATTAATACCAAGGTACTGAAAGTAGGTGATACCCAGGCACCCAGCATGCCCATACACCCAGGTGGCCATCAAGCTCTCAGATATGTTCGGCAGACCCGCGGCCACCAGGACCATCAGGTCCGCCACGGCCAAGCTCACCAGATAGCAGTTGGTGGGTGTACGCATGTGACGTGTGGTAAGAACCACCAGCACGACCATGATGTTTCCCACAATGCCCACACCACACACCAGCAGCACCAGGAACACAGATACCATCTTATACTCTAGGGACTCAGACACAGAGTCCCCGGTCCCCACCAGGGAGATGTTTGTGGGGGTGTCCATTCTGGAGCTCACATTTTCTTGCATGATCCGTCCTCTTGGTGTGAGAATTTAAATACAAGATGTGAAGAAACTGGCTGAAATCAAATTGGTGAGCAGAATAGAAAAGCAGAATAGAATCTGTTTGATATTCAAAagattttatatgaaaaaaactgTACAGTTCCAGCATTTATTGATGTTCTTTTCTCTTATTAAGtatgttgtttaattttcttGGCTTCAACAGCATAATGATGTTCATCTGCTGACCGCAGCCCATTATTTCTTCTGTAACAGTATCCTTCCATTAAAAGCATAGCATTGAAATCCAGAGgctaattttttttccccccaagcaTCCAACCAATCGATCACTCTGGAATAAAAGATTGCAGAAGTCAGCAGGGAAAAAGCAAGTCTCAATCACTGTTAAGAGGATTTCATAGCTGTCTGTTAATTACTAAATAACAGTCCATTTCATCTGGCGAAACTGGTAAGGCGGCACACAGATGTGCactaaggggggggggggggggggtggtgggggggggggggggggtcacatattaaaataacatgatgCAGACACAGACTTCCTATTTGCTCTCTTTACAGTTATTCCCATAACACTTGCTCTAGTAAGGAATGTAGGAGACTTCCTGAACATTATTATACAGGATGAGAAGCCTTTAATTattcaaatgagacattttaagtGGTGCGCGGCAATAAGTAGGGAAAATCACAGAAAGACTTAAAGCTACACAGTTACTGTGGCAAATAGCATGTTTAATATCCAAGGATGTTTAAATCAAATACAAcctttataacatttttttcttcttctgcgcATTGAATTATCTTAAAAATCTTCAAATTTCCTCACTAGCTGTTTTTCAGTGCACATTGCACAAAAAGACACTAAATGGATATTAATGGATACTCATCTTAATTTAAGAACACAATGTTTACCACAAATATTCCTTGAtaacatatttgaaaattaattctaGTCTAAAATAGGGCTTTGAAATCCATTAAAGACACTAAATGGGGCCAAGATGTTGTTCACAGAGGTTTGAAAAATCCAGGCATCTGTTGCTCATTTCAACCGTCTCTTTGCTTTGTAAATAAGACTGCATTGCCTCTCGGGATTTCCTAATAAACTGAGGTGGACACAATGTGAAAAGTAATTTAACTCAATCCCAACTTCCCAACCCAGCAAAACCCTGCTTGGATTTCATCTTAATACTCTATTCCATTATTGCTGCTCTGGCAGTGCAGATATGGAAAAGAACACTGCGGTTTCCAACCATGTAAACTGAAGAGGAACAAAAATTGTTGTGTCCCTTTATATGTTTAGTATGCTGTCTttgcttgaataaataaataaatcataagtGACATGctagaaattaaatgaaaaataaataaaataataatgagtgGCTGTTTTCTAATTAACAGAAGCACTACAATATTTGTAACATCCATAAGATTTCAGCTGTCACATATATAAAAgagagcattttcttttctttctctgagCTTGCTTCAAAAGTGACGGGGAGAGTCAGACGTGCTGCTGTGAAACGGGGTGTCATTCACATTTGTTTAGTTCTCCTAATTGACTCAAATCCTAATGAGCTGCCTAACAAGACAGCATTTTAGGGCGCCACAGGCTCGTTCCAAAACCGCTACACGCATAAAACCGCTGTCTAAGTCGTGAACTCACGCGATTTACAACACAGCCTACTGTCCGTGCGAAAATCATCGTCTCTCTTATATATTTGTACCTGAACAGGAAAGCAAGCAGATGCTTCATTAATACTCTGGAAATATTCATAGTTCGAGTAAaacgattttttttaaagttagttgTTAAAGCAACACCCATTTTTCTAAAACAATTTGGCGCCTTGAACTTCACCCATAATCTACTCAAAAATACACACGCTCAGCTTGTAATTTTTAGATCGCAATAGGCTATTACAGGCGTtcaattatatgttttttttttatatagaattagCCTATAAAAACGTTAGTAAACATTAGCATCTTCTACCTGAGCAactttgcatattaaaaaaagaaacaaactataAGAATTTCAGCTCTTTATCATTTAATCATGGAAAATACTTctaatataaattcatattatatacataGGCGTACACCTTCGtctttaaaaataacacttttaggAATTAAGTTATGATTTAAGAAAATCACTGACATCGATAACTTCTCAAGATAGAGAATAAAGCGTTTCCTACCAGATATAATTCTTGTAGTTAGGAACCAAAAGAGCTCTCGTGCAGTGTCGGCTGTAAGCCGCAGgtgaaaaacaaaatgcactGATATGAAGTATTTGACGTGACGAGCAAATAATCTGATCTTGTACAGAAGCGCTAGTAAATGCACTCTTAACTGTAAATCTTCTGAACTGTAGGTCCCTTCATTACAATAGCGCCCCCTACTGGAAGAGTTCGCCGATAATACGTGCGTGTGTCTTGAGTGATTTGAGGCACACTGTAGGCTGTAATTAAAGATGCGTTCACAAAATATTCTACCCCTATAGAAGTGAATATtgcttttgaaaaatatatttaaataataatttaattattttatgtgttcCTGTATGACTTCagtatatttatgtatagtttatttaacatatttattttccattgtttcctaataataatttcataatatttcctTTCTGTTACTTGTTTGTGAATTTTATtctatgcaaagaaaaaaataataatctggtCGCGCATTGATGACGTCTGGGTAATGGCCGCTCTCACGGTGTAGTTCGGTGCTTATGAATTTCTCCGGTAGAGAAAAATAAGAACCCCGAGACAGATCGCTCATTGTTTGAACACAGTCACCCCAAGGAAAGAGACCGGGTGACTCCCTACACCGAGACCCTGTCTCCCGAGACTCTGTGGTTTGAAAGGTGACCGAATGTGTTTTAATACGCGATGTCCGTGTGTTGTGCAGAAGGGAGCGCTTTATTGTTGCATGAGATATTAGCCAGTGTGCGTCGAAGAAACATCGTGCAACGCCGTAACTCGCGATTTTAGACTTAGAAAGTaacgtgtgtgtgttgtttaatcTCAAGCCTCGGCGTTTAAACGGCGCGATCGTTCGGAAAGTGTCGGAAATGGTGTCGTTTTTGTAGTGTGCGGGCAGGATTCGGGCCTGTTAGCCGCATCGCCATCAACGAGCTCTCCCGTTAAAGATAAAGCGGCTAGTAAGACATGTGTCGGTCTCCCTCTCATGAACCCATTGCCTTAAATCTGAGAAGGTAAACAAGTTCCAGATGATTCAATGACTGGCCTTTGTGTGGTATGGAAAAGTTTGTTTATGAGTTAAGTTTTGAATGCGGTTAAGCTATTTTACGTTAGCAGGCTAATAGGGGTGTTGTTATGGAAGAACTAGTAGGGTAATTAATTCGTTTTAATACAGACTTTTTTGCAGAAGTACCTTACATAAAAGCATCATGGTATAGATTTCACCTAAAGAACATTGATATTAAAGTTATTGttgatacaataaaaactgttagCTTTGTGACTGTCAAATGAGATTAGACTGTCATTCAAATAtgaattaaagtgacaagtgttctgaaagtcattttaatatgcaagTTATCAACCGAAGTAAAGCTTGTTTTCTGTAAATTATACAAACACCAtcttatttttactatttactatCAAGTCAACACTTGAGGGTTTAAGcattgactttatttttgttgttttatcatttttatatatggtataagttttgtttttgtaaatgaatatttattacttaatataattaataatacattatttttttaattacatgcaaaatatatatttgctaaatttgttgtAGGTGGTGTTTTAGGAAGCTACTAGTTTTAggatttcaatatttttaaggcatattttaatcacaaaatatgttgttattatgaatgttattgtgttttaataaatacatttttattaaaaataatacattaatggtaattaaaatattacaatgcaaataagtatttattaaatttgttataaaTGTGTTAGGTTTCCAGGAGTGTCCGTGAGTGCAGTGTTACTAGTTGTGTAGAAAACTTTTGCTGTGATAAAGTTCAGTTTGTTATGTTTAGATTTTTCCCACGTAGGCCTATACCTACAAAAATAtaggtattattttaataagtgtttGTAATTATGTGGAGTGGGTCTTAGAGGGTCTGTTAACTTAGACTTTTTTTCTGTACTAACTGTTTGGCTGATATTAAATGTCTGCTTCAGAGTTCTTCCTGATGGATACGCCCGAGAGCCCCACCCAGTCCCCACAATCTcctgaggaggaggagaagggtCTCTCCGAAAACGAGCTGCTGGAGTCGCCCGAGTCCCCAGAAGAAGTAAACAAGGGAGTTTCGGACAGTGAGCTTTtgaatgatgatgaaaatgaagTACAGGAGGGTGGAGGAGACTCAGACTTTGAGGATGGAGACAGGGTAGCAGCTGGAGGAGAAGATCCTGAGGAGGTGTCAGACCTGGACGACTACAAGATGGACAGGGAGGAGAGAGAAGATTTCCACCAACAAGACCTCGGTTTGACGGTCCGAAGAAGCAGACAGAATGCTAGCCAGTCTCCTGAAGAGGAAATCCTTGAGACGCCGAGATCacctgatcctgactcgccaggGCCAGAACACAAGCGACCTTTCACCCCAGCAGAAGAGGAGCG
This genomic window contains:
- the LOC122148542 gene encoding thyrotropin-releasing hormone receptor-like, encoding MQENVSSRMDTPTNISLVGTGDSVSESLEYKMVSVFLVLLVCGVGIVGNIMVVLVVLTTRHMRTPTNCYLVSLAVADLMVLVAAGLPNISESLMATWVYGHAGCLGITYFQYLGINVSSCSITAFTVERYIAICHPMRAQTVCTVSRAKRIIAGVWAFTCVYCMLWLFLVDIQVNPDGRVQCGYRVSRDLYLPIYLIDFAIFYVIPLLLAIALYGLIARILYLNPLPHPPDSGTITAPTLRRSCKEPADASKVGRQGRPKSMLSSRKQVTKMLAVVVVLFALLWMPYRTLVLINSFVSTPYLDAWFLLFCRTCIYANSAINPVVYNLMSQKFRSAFRGLYRCHRKDVHQRTLTTLQSGYSLGRDPRLCSNTNGTPKKIGLVTPEQKSNKGMEKRKENMNKLISDGVKNETEPSFKRHAIENCNIDELKSSADKEIPTVENVDMSKINDNGKIIEESDNTAQDIIADMSNTEETQPAAGEFKSTLGEAETE
- the LOC122148543 gene encoding zinc finger CCCH domain-containing protein 18-like; the protein is MDTPESPTQSPQSPEEEEKGLSENELLESPESPEEVNKGVSDSELLNDDENEVQEGGGDSDFEDGDRVAAGGEDPEEVSDLDDYKMDREEREDFHQQDLGLTVRRSRQNASQSPEEEILETPRSPDPDSPGPEHKRPFTPAEEERDEEDEATTKSGLGRAELDEEDDEEEERRRRRRAAMVVSDLKDESSVSRDLDEHELDYDEEVPEEPSAAAPDEDEAEKGPAREDGEDEEEDDEEQEKRRKRKERKPILPPDNKDTQLRKSVDSREGGRRDSFP